In the Vitis vinifera cultivar Pinot Noir 40024 chromosome 2, ASM3070453v1 genome, one interval contains:
- the LOC100243221 gene encoding ABC transporter C family member 10 isoform X5, with product MGETLRTVFCGSSGCWSKIGKICSSGFLAIICPCSCLNHILVISVDIILLFFLLLILIYKPSATKILSPQQSLSFSTMLNYAAFLNGSLGLVYLGLGFWIVGEKLIEENTILHLHGWLMVLLQGFTWFFLGLAVRFKRHQLPHIAGLRLCSVLAFFIAGFHCVTSFWEAIVGDAVSFKMILDVMSFPGAILLMFCTFSGPKYAGADSEIDGAAFYAPLPGEGGSGGDKINSDASLPPFEKAGLISRLSFWWLNSLMKKGKEKTLEDKDIPQLRREDRAEMCYLMFIEQQNKQKKKQSLDSPSILSTILLWQWKQILISGFFALMKVLTLSIGPLFLRAFILVAEGKEAFKYEGFALTGGLFLTKCLESLSERQWFFRTRLIGLQVRSFLSAAIYQKQLKLSNPAKGLYSPAQIVSFVTIDAYKIGEYPYWFHQIWSTSLQLCLALLIIYYSVGLATIAALFVVILTVVVNSPVGRLQHKYQKMLMGTQDKRLKAFTEALTNMKILKLYAWETHFKNVIERLRKEEFKWLLSVLSQKGYIVILFWSSPIVVSAVTYWACYFLGTTLSASNVFTFMASLSIAQESIRLIPDVISAFIEAKISLDRIAKFLDAPELQNKHVRKMGDGKQLEESIFIKSNRISWEDNSTRATLRNINLVVKPGEKVAICGEVGSGKSTLLAALLGEVPHVDGIVRVYGKIAYVSQTAWIPTGTIQENILFGSAMDPYRYREAIEKCALVKDLEMLPFGDLTEIGERGVNLSGGQKQRVQLARALYQDADVYLLDDPFSAVDAHTATNLFNVSTVLLCQKLCYAFRVNANACCGQEYVMGALSMKTVILVTHQVDFLPAFDLVLLMSEGEILQAATYDQLMHSSQEFQDLVNAHNAMVGSERQPEHDSTQKSKIRKGEIQKIYTEKQLRETSGEQLIKKEEREMGDTGLKPYLQYLEYSKGFLYFFLSTLSHVIFVVGQLVQNYWLAANVQNFSVSQLKLIAVYTGIGLSLSFFSSLRSFFVVLLGLGASQSIFSTLLSSFFRAPMSFYDSTPLGRILSRVSSDLSVVDLDVAFKFSFAVGAAINTYASFGVLAILAWEFVFVILPTIYLSILIQRYYLATGKELMRINGTTKSFVASHLAESIAGAMTIRAFGEEDRHFSKNLDFIDINASPFFYNFTANEWLIQRLEILCAIVLSSSALALTSLHTSASKSGSGKMSTSRGCSREKRGPGLLSCTRRIKLEHGPETIILFGTCSTEEKSDTSA from the exons ATGGGTGAGACTCTCCGGACTGTTTTCTGTGGAAGCTCCGGATGTTGGAGTAAAATTGGAAAGATATGCAGTTCTGGGTTCCTAGCCATCATCTGTCCATGTTCATGTCTCAATCATATTTTGGTCATTTCTGTTGACATCATCCTCTTGTTCTTCTTATTATTGATCCTCATATATAAACCATCAGCTACGAAGATCTTATCCCCTCAACAGTCTCTAAGCTTTTCCACAATGCTAAATTATGCGGCCTTTCTTAATGGTAGTTTGGGGTTGGTTTATCTGGGTTTGGGGTTCTGGATTGTGGGAGAGAAGCTGATTGAAGAGAACACCATTCTACATTTGCATGGTTGGTTAATGGTTTTATTACAAGGCTTCACCTGGTTTTTTCTGGGTTTAGCTGTGAGGTTTAAAAGGCATCAACTTCCACATATTGCAGGGCTGAGGCTCTGTTCAGTACTTGCATTCTTTATTGCAGGTTTTCACTGCGTTACATCTTTCTGGGAAGCTATTGTGGGTGATGCAGTATCATTCAAGATGATTTTAGATGTCATGTCTTTTCCCGGAGCGATTCTATTGATGTTCTGCACTTTTTCGGGACCAAAATATGCCGGAGCTGATTCAGAAATTGATGGTGCTGCCTTCTACGCACCTTTGCCTGGTGAAGGAGGCAGTGGTGGTGATAAAATCAATTCAGATGCCAGCTTACCTCCTTTCGAGAAGGCGGGGCTTATTAGTAGACTGTCATTTTGGTGGTTGAATTCGTTGATGAAGAAGGGTAAGGAGAAAACTCTTGAGGACAAAGACATTCCACAACTAAGAAGGGAAGATCGAGCGGAAATGTGTTACTTGATGTTCATAGAACAGCAGAACAAGCAGAAAAAGAAGCAGTCACTCGACTCTCCTTCCATTTTGTCGACTATATTGTTGTGGCAGTGGAAACAGATTTTGATTTCTGGCTTCTTTGCATTGATGAAGGTGCTAACACTTTCTATTGGGCCTCTGTTTCTTAGAGCCTTCATCCTGGTTGCTGAAGGCAAAGAAGCTTTTAAGTATGAAGGTTTCGCACTGACAGGAGGGCTCTTCCTTACTAAATGCTTAGAATCGTTATCAGAGAGGCAATGGTTCTTTCGAACTAGATTGATTGGGCTCCAAGTGAGATCGTTTCTATCTGCAGCCATCTATCAGAAGCAGCTTAAACTCTCGAACCCTGCAAAGGGGTTGTATTCCCCTGCTCAGATCGTGAGCTTTGTTACTATTGATGCTTACAAAATAGGTGAATACCCGTATTGGTTTCACCAGATATGGTCAACGAGCCTCCAGTTGTGTCTGGCATTGCTTATTATTTACTATTCGGTGGGGCTTGCAACTATAGCAGCTCTGTTTGTAGTAATATTGACAGTAGTTGTAAACTCTCCTGTGGGAAGGTTACAACATAAGTACCAGAAAATGCTCATGGGAACACAGGACAAGAGGCTGAAGGCTTTCACCGAGGCACTTACAAACATGAAAATTCTGAAGCTGTATGCTTGGGAGACTCATTTCAAGAATGTCATAGAACGGTTAAGGAAAGAGGAATTCAAGTGGTTATTGTCAGTTTTGTCACAGAAAGGGTACATTGTGATTCTGTTTTGGTCATCTCCCATTGTAGTATCAGCTGTTACTTATTGGGCATGCTACTTTCTTGGAACTACTCTCTCTGCTAGCAATGTTTTCACATTTATGGCAAGTTTAAGCATTGCCCAGGAGTCAATTAGGTTAATCCCTGATGTCATTTCAGCATTCATTGAGGCCAAGATTTCGTTAGATCGGATTGCAAAGTTTCTTGATGCACCAGAGCTGCAGAACAAACATGTAAGGAAGATGGGTGATGGGAAGCAGCTCGAGGAATCCATTTTTATCAAGAGCAACAGAATTTCATGGGAGGATAACTCTACAAGGGCTACGCTAAGGAACATAAATTTGGTGGTTAAGCCTGGGGAAAAGGTAGCTATTTGTGGAGAGGTTGGCTCAGGTAAATCAACACTATTAGCTGCACTTCTTGGAGAAGTTCCACACGTTGATGGCATA GTTCGAGTCTATGGAAAGATTGCTTACGTCTCCCAGACAGCATGGATTCCAACAGGGACcatacaagaaaatattttgtttgggTCTGCTATGGATCCTTACAGATACAGAGAGGCTATTGAGAAGTGTGCCCTAGTGAAGGACCTTGAGATGCTTCCATTCGGCGATCTCACTGAAATAGGAGAAAGAGGTGTTAATCTGAGTGGTGGACAGAAGCAGCGGGTTCAACTGGCACGTGCATTATATCAGGATGCAGATGTGTATCTCCTGGATGATCCATTTAGTGCGGTTGATGCCCATACTGCAACCAATCTATTTAATGTAAGTACAGTTCTCCTTTGTCAGAAATTATGCTATGCTTTCAGAGTGAACGCTAATGCCTGTTGTGGCCAGGAATATGTCATGGGAGCTCTATCAATGAAGACGGTCATACTTGTGACCCACCAAGTGGACTTCCTCCCTGCATTCGATTTGGTTTTG TTAATGTCCGAAGGGGAGATCCTGCAAGCTGCTACCTATGACCAGCTGATGCACTCTAGTCAAGAGTTCCAGGACCTTGTCAATGCACACAATGCCATGGTTGGTTCTGAGAGGCAACCTGAGCACGATTCTACCCAGAAATCTAAAATTCGGAAGGGAGAGATACAGAAGATTTACACTGAAAAACAGTTAAGAGAAACATCCGGAGAACAGTTAattaagaaagaagaaagagaaatggGAGACACTGGTCTGAAGCCTTACCTACAGTACTTGGAATACAGCAAGGGattcttgtacttctttttgtCAACTCTATCTCATGTCATATTCGTTGTTGGGCAGTTGGTGCAAAACTATTGGTTGGCTGCAAATGTCCAGAATTTTAGTGTTAGCCAATTGAAACTGATTGCAGTATACACAGGGATCGGATTAAGTTTGTCATTCTTTTCGTCGCTCCGGTCTTTTTTCGTTGTTCTTTTAGGCCTTGGGGCATCGCAGTCTATTTTTTCTACACTGCTGAGCTCTTTTTTTCGAGCACCAATGTCCTTTTATGACTCAACACCTCTGGGAAGGATACTCAGTCGG GTATCCTCTGATTTGAGTGTGGTTGACCTTGATGTGGCCTTCAAATTTAGTTTTGCTGTTGGGGCAGCTATTAATACTTATGCCAGTTTTGGAGTGTTGGCTATTCTTGCCTGGGAATTTGTGTTTGTCATTTTACCAACAATTTATCTTAGTATACTCATCCAG AGGTACTACCTTGCTACTGGAAAAGAGTTGATGCGAATCAATGGCACAACTAAGTCTTTCGTTGCAAGCCATCTTGCTGAGTCCATTGCTGGTGCTATGACAATTAGAGCTTTCGGGGAGGAAGATAGACACTTTTCAAAGAATTTGGACTTCATTGACATAAATGCAAGTCCATTCTTCTATAATTTCACAGCAAATGAGTGGTTGATCCAACGCCTTGAAATACTATGTGCAATCGTTCTCTCATCTTCAGCCCTTGCCCTAACTTCTCTTCATACGAGTGCTTCTAAATCTG
- the LOC100246834 gene encoding V-type proton ATPase subunit E: protein MNDADVSKQIQQMVRFIRQEAEEKANEISVSAEEEFNIEKLQLVEAEKKKIRQEYERKEKQVDIRKKIEYSMQLNASRIKVLQAQDDLVSSMKEAASKELLHVSHDHHVYKRLLRDLVVQSLLRLKEPAVLLRCRKDDLHLVESILDSAKDEYAGKANVYPPEIIVDHQVYLPPAPSHHHAHGPFCSGGVVLASRDGKIVCENTLDARLDVVFRKKLPEIRKWLFGQVAA, encoded by the exons ATGAACGACGCAGATGTCTCCAAGCAGATCCAGCAGATGGTGAGATTCATCCGCCAAGAAGCGGAGGAAAAGGCGAATGAAATCTCTGTATCCGCCGAAGAA GAATTCAACATTGAGAAGTTGCAGCTTGTTGAAGCGGAGAAGAAGAAGATCAGACAGGAATATGAGCGAAAAGAGAAGCAAGTTGATATTCGGAAGAAAAT TGAATACTCCATGCAGCTCAATGCCTCTCGGATTAAAGTTCTTCAAGCTCAAGATGACTTAGTTAGCTCCATGAAAGAGGCTGCATCGAAGGAGCTCCTGCATGTGAGCCATGATCACCATGTCTATAAAAGGCTTCTGAGAGATCTTGTGGTTCAG AGTTTACTCAGATTGAAGGAACCTGCTGTCTTATTGCGTTGTCGGAAAGATGACTTGCATTTGGTGGAATCTATCTTGGATTCCGCAAAGGATGAGTATGCAGGAAAAGCAAATGTTTATCCACCTGAAATAATAGTTGACCATCAAGTCTATCTTCCACCTGCGCCTAGCCATCATCATGCCCATGGCCCCTTCtg CTCTGGAGGTGTGGTGTTGGCTTCTCGAGATGGGAAAATTGTATGTGAGAACACCCTTGATGCAAGATTGGATGTTGTATTCCGTAAAAAACTTCCAGAG ATTCGCAAGTGGCTCTTTGGTCAGGTTGCTGCATGA